A genome region from Vibrio tapetis subsp. tapetis includes the following:
- a CDS encoding RHS repeat-associated core domain-containing protein, protein MRTNNAMEVLRPILNILLKLTAVFIFVVNGPHAIASSPSGDARIVLSGQYQTSGGQANYTLPITVSPGRAAHQPQLGLAYRSNGNSDVLGMGWSLRGVSAITRCGQDLITDHQRGGIRFDAEDRYCLDGQRLIAITGSDGGNLTEYRTKKNGYAKVVSYGRNAGGPEFFKVWTQDGRVREYGHKAEARATLPKSKHAYQWLLNSDTDASGENTIQYQYSDFGTKNGVPLIKSVVYAGGKVTFEYKTRSDVRRFYLGGDQIVKDRLMSTINTFDAAHVKVGTYQLTHKVSSATSRTLLERIQYCTLEGCSSSILFDWQSRPIVEWSGFQSTGLKAPRFYDEDRDGQATAYGVLSENTQTGKYQVKDLQGNTHSNVASFTLKGKLGEPKLALNQCKYNLASSYVNGKGEFTPYCQFSQCTGNSCQYSSNGLNAGDIDGDGITETISGFSIADFNGDGIDDKHRFDVVNGGYAYEISGGLSGALPSAGSLELKSMADVNRDGYLDVIMGPSSGSDHLYVYLFTGNTFTEPTKTKFKVESTDRINFADINGDGYPELVAKNTFYQNLFGEISETVLYEASQEVYSLQDINGDGWVDILSRGSNTANVDRQLSVAHQQDKLTKVTEHGVSYTIRYLPATDSNVYTQGSAIKSFPYQSVTPAVELVYTVEKQPQGYAKTHYQYHYAGALSHLQGGGFLGFATVTETEIAAVTTRTETEFEQEDLTLAGSVKSVRVIKNGKKTSEATYQYHSKTFPGYDADYYQTYANQVQRKSFTLGTQIAQRIETITRNVDRFGNVTKEVRQFTGEQAHAGSYTQTTVNQYLSPGQHQNRTVYQLDRNSTHLLPELAQFKAGFTRYCSENGEVYFKANDLIVLIGMPVTTPILAKRNPNYYRLSTPKVQTLDDRSVVTGHLSTASKAEFDSANLHICGQMSFTNQGGKRELQQLASSVPKLVTESGGQFWTLFAPEIKTVVLKDNSTGLSRTTKTQFDYHNTGFMKQQTVLGSDYESGALASKSTSIAWQYDKWGNTKSETLSGTGFTPRITKYEYDPNGLDLTYQVNAKGHRTGVKYNARGLLFETTSALKNRISTFGYDSFERVTQETLPGKGNTSTTDYKLGDACSYALPQTVSCTIYSPAEGGKKIAHYDYAGREIRQLHQGFNGQWVSTDTHWDISGRKTQVTRPYFIRTQKTPPFVTFSYDVLNREISKSEPDTNGNRSRFTTRYDGLKTETTDAKMQKRDVTINVMGYILRKNEPLGAFQTYRYYPDGKLRSSSDSKSNTTHVRYDSLGFRSDLNDPDMGVWHYQYNALGELTYKRDVNGAETRLTYDSLGRKLTQQEGGQTSRWVYDENGAQGTLSRFTGHGNTTEYAYDANGLTQQVTVSSGQERLATGYSYDGFERLQREIRPNGGANNTGRLEVEYVYNPYGYQSAVRSPRSAADDDYSNDKFIHEIRQLLRLALEKANGYLTRAERYQTQAVDFKQKAQQLRNSTINEHQLDAASVGLLGNEHKFAQWCNTEGDCYLKPMGWVIIGVPTSFPIEAVVKGPIYRLDSRYSHNSGTQRVFSTSLISVTKAEFSAHATTQEHDFVVKTASNGQRSLYSEHDVFVAQPDDKTKQALVYTADDLDQAAKLASQKQKHFAGLADKLISLSEQVAQLSGIYCQDAKNVGGKHVSLTHRWAACDNAPTQFGQADELQLMLTQAELEASVGGQQYIYYWQRRDTDAYNHTLSEVLGNGLVNTYEHNANTGRAARIQTTNSGKQIRSLHYRYDQHNNVKSRFDEELGITDNWQYDALDRVKRNTLALADKTRHGVNNTDLTRAFDYRYDSVGNIEFKTGIGGYTYSKKNAGPHAVTQANGLNYAYDAAGNMQRAWKLGAQTDERTLTWTAFNKPESITRNGKKVEFFYDANHNRYRKKTSDGKETFYFGKSYEKVTDTQTGEVQHQHFIYADGKLIALNTQTRNANNTPKQKQVRYLHYDALNSVDLITDGYANVVERRSYDTWGKQRKVSWRNSNNPAEVLQQAITNRGYTGHEAITEVGLIHMNGRVYDPELGRFTSADPYIQAPFETNSFNRYSYVWNNPLKYTDPTGYKTFSEWASDAWDSVTDFFSGGGSGSYTNNGNSDGSHANYGYTTYKNGNGFAPSRSVDISWGNDLGFIQGWNSDKCVGSTCTDAFVEAFSFTGLGSVVVGSYDAMHDISDTLDLYSNDKISAGAFGTSVATSIGIAIVERKLKLGGEVAESVYDRVTKRARRNGHLAGGKHPKTGIPFDKKGHPDFSSVSKKDVEIEFTGSRRKDVKAANEAGGYKKTPEGHVWHHHQDGTTMQLVPRDIHTKTGHDGGFSGG, encoded by the coding sequence TTTGACGCGGAAGATCGTTACTGTCTTGATGGGCAAAGACTGATTGCGATTACCGGTTCCGATGGTGGCAATTTAACCGAGTATCGCACGAAGAAAAATGGTTACGCAAAAGTCGTCTCATATGGCCGCAATGCAGGCGGCCCCGAATTTTTTAAAGTGTGGACGCAAGATGGGCGCGTGCGCGAATATGGCCATAAAGCGGAAGCGAGAGCAACGTTACCCAAAAGTAAGCATGCATATCAATGGCTACTGAATTCCGATACCGATGCTTCTGGTGAGAATACCATTCAGTACCAGTACAGCGATTTTGGTACAAAGAACGGGGTGCCACTCATAAAAAGCGTCGTTTATGCTGGCGGGAAGGTGACGTTTGAATACAAAACAAGAAGCGATGTACGCCGCTTTTATTTAGGTGGGGACCAGATTGTCAAAGACAGACTCATGTCTACCATCAACACATTTGATGCCGCTCACGTTAAAGTCGGCACCTATCAGCTCACTCATAAAGTGTCTTCTGCAACCTCACGAACCTTACTCGAACGCATACAATACTGCACACTAGAGGGATGTTCCTCCTCTATCCTGTTTGATTGGCAGAGCCGTCCAATCGTTGAATGGTCTGGGTTTCAAAGCACGGGATTAAAGGCGCCACGTTTTTACGATGAGGATCGAGATGGTCAGGCTACCGCGTATGGCGTCCTGTCTGAAAATACCCAAACGGGCAAATACCAAGTTAAAGATCTTCAAGGAAACACACACAGTAACGTTGCATCATTTACGCTAAAAGGTAAGCTTGGCGAGCCTAAGTTAGCGTTGAACCAGTGTAAGTACAACTTGGCATCAAGCTATGTTAACGGCAAAGGTGAATTCACGCCATATTGTCAGTTTTCTCAATGTACTGGCAATTCTTGTCAATACTCATCGAATGGTTTGAATGCGGGTGACATCGACGGGGATGGGATCACTGAAACCATTTCGGGATTTTCAATCGCTGACTTTAATGGCGATGGTATTGATGACAAACATCGTTTTGATGTGGTCAACGGGGGTTATGCCTATGAAATTTCCGGCGGTCTATCGGGTGCATTGCCCTCTGCGGGAAGTTTAGAGCTCAAAAGCATGGCAGACGTTAACCGCGATGGCTATCTAGATGTGATCATGGGGCCATCGAGCGGGAGTGATCACTTATATGTCTACTTGTTTACAGGAAACACGTTTACCGAACCGACCAAAACGAAATTCAAGGTCGAAAGCACAGATCGCATTAACTTCGCTGATATTAATGGCGATGGGTACCCAGAGTTGGTGGCAAAGAATACGTTCTATCAGAACCTGTTCGGTGAGATCAGTGAAACCGTTCTCTACGAAGCAAGCCAAGAAGTGTATTCGTTGCAAGACATCAACGGAGATGGGTGGGTAGACATACTTTCGCGTGGCAGTAATACCGCCAACGTAGATAGGCAGCTTTCTGTCGCGCATCAGCAAGATAAGCTAACAAAAGTCACCGAACATGGCGTCAGTTACACCATTCGTTACTTACCCGCGACGGATAGCAACGTTTATACTCAAGGCTCGGCAATTAAGTCATTCCCGTATCAGTCTGTCACCCCAGCCGTCGAGCTGGTTTATACGGTAGAAAAACAGCCGCAAGGTTACGCCAAAACGCACTATCAATACCATTACGCTGGGGCGCTTTCTCATTTACAAGGCGGTGGTTTTCTCGGCTTTGCAACGGTCACAGAAACGGAAATCGCCGCCGTCACCACCCGCACGGAAACAGAATTTGAACAAGAAGACTTAACACTGGCCGGAAGTGTTAAATCAGTGCGAGTCATTAAAAATGGGAAAAAGACGTCAGAGGCGACGTATCAATATCACAGTAAAACCTTTCCCGGTTATGACGCAGACTATTATCAAACCTATGCCAATCAGGTGCAGAGAAAAAGTTTTACACTGGGTACTCAAATTGCACAGCGGATAGAAACCATCACTCGAAATGTGGATAGATTCGGCAATGTGACAAAGGAAGTCCGTCAGTTTACCGGTGAGCAAGCACACGCGGGCAGCTACACCCAAACCACCGTCAATCAGTACCTGTCCCCCGGTCAACACCAGAATAGAACCGTTTATCAATTGGACCGAAATTCGACTCACTTGTTACCTGAGCTGGCTCAGTTTAAAGCCGGTTTTACTCGGTACTGCAGTGAGAATGGTGAGGTTTACTTTAAAGCCAACGATCTGATTGTGCTCATAGGGATGCCGGTTACCACACCTATCCTAGCGAAGCGAAACCCCAATTATTACCGATTATCGACCCCCAAGGTACAAACCCTTGATGACCGAAGCGTGGTCACGGGTCATTTGAGCACGGCGTCGAAAGCAGAATTTGATAGCGCCAATCTCCATATTTGCGGGCAGATGTCATTCACAAATCAGGGAGGCAAAAGGGAGTTACAGCAACTGGCTTCTTCTGTCCCTAAATTGGTGACGGAAAGTGGCGGTCAATTTTGGACACTCTTTGCCCCTGAAATAAAAACGGTAGTGCTAAAAGATAACAGCACAGGTTTAAGCCGCACAACTAAAACGCAGTTTGATTACCATAACACCGGTTTTATGAAGCAGCAGACCGTATTAGGCTCGGACTATGAAAGCGGTGCCCTCGCCTCTAAATCGACCTCCATAGCTTGGCAGTATGATAAATGGGGGAATACTAAGAGTGAGACCTTATCAGGCACGGGGTTTACTCCAAGAATAACAAAATATGAATACGATCCAAATGGCCTAGATTTAACATATCAAGTCAATGCGAAAGGACACCGTACAGGCGTTAAATACAATGCACGTGGTCTTTTGTTTGAGACAACAAGCGCATTAAAAAATCGAATCAGCACATTTGGTTATGACAGTTTTGAACGTGTAACTCAGGAAACCTTGCCAGGCAAAGGGAACACAAGCACGACAGATTACAAATTGGGGGATGCGTGTTCTTATGCCTTACCCCAAACCGTCAGTTGCACCATCTACAGCCCTGCGGAAGGCGGTAAGAAGATTGCCCATTATGATTATGCTGGGCGGGAGATTCGCCAGTTACATCAGGGGTTTAACGGGCAGTGGGTGAGCACGGATACCCATTGGGATATCAGCGGCCGAAAAACCCAAGTGACGCGTCCTTACTTCATTCGAACCCAGAAAACGCCGCCATTTGTCACCTTTAGCTACGACGTGTTAAACCGCGAAATAAGTAAGTCAGAGCCGGATACAAACGGCAATAGGTCACGGTTCACCACCCGATATGACGGGCTTAAAACCGAGACGACTGATGCCAAAATGCAAAAGAGAGACGTTACGATCAATGTCATGGGCTACATTTTGCGTAAGAATGAGCCACTCGGCGCTTTCCAAACCTATCGTTACTATCCAGATGGCAAACTTCGCAGCAGCTCGGACTCTAAATCCAATACGACCCATGTACGTTATGACAGCCTCGGTTTCCGAAGTGATCTCAATGATCCCGATATGGGCGTTTGGCATTATCAATACAACGCACTGGGTGAATTAACCTATAAACGTGATGTGAATGGGGCCGAAACCCGGCTCACTTATGACTCCCTTGGCCGTAAGCTCACTCAGCAAGAAGGCGGGCAAACATCACGTTGGGTTTATGATGAAAATGGTGCGCAAGGGACGTTATCTCGCTTCACAGGACATGGTAATACCACCGAGTACGCCTACGATGCGAATGGCTTAACTCAGCAAGTGACGGTGTCCAGTGGTCAAGAACGACTGGCGACCGGGTATTCTTATGATGGTTTTGAGCGCCTGCAACGAGAAATCAGGCCAAACGGGGGCGCAAACAACACAGGGCGACTTGAGGTCGAGTACGTATATAACCCTTACGGCTATCAATCGGCGGTGCGAAGCCCACGAAGTGCGGCCGACGATGACTATTCCAACGATAAATTTATTCATGAAATTCGTCAGCTTCTGCGCTTAGCCTTAGAGAAAGCCAACGGCTACCTTACCCGTGCAGAGCGATATCAAACACAGGCGGTCGATTTTAAACAAAAAGCGCAACAGTTGCGAAACTCAACCATCAACGAGCATCAACTGGACGCCGCTTCTGTCGGCTTGCTGGGTAATGAACACAAATTTGCCCAGTGGTGTAATACCGAGGGAGATTGTTACCTAAAACCGATGGGGTGGGTGATCATCGGTGTGCCGACGTCTTTTCCTATTGAAGCGGTGGTTAAAGGGCCCATTTACCGCCTCGATTCCAGGTATTCACACAACAGTGGAACCCAGCGAGTTTTTAGCACGTCACTAATATCAGTGACTAAGGCGGAGTTTTCTGCTCATGCGACCACGCAAGAGCACGACTTTGTGGTGAAAACAGCCAGTAACGGTCAGCGTTCGTTATACAGTGAACACGATGTCTTTGTCGCACAACCGGATGATAAAACAAAGCAAGCGTTGGTTTATACCGCCGATGATTTGGACCAAGCCGCCAAATTGGCCTCGCAGAAGCAAAAACACTTTGCCGGTTTAGCAGACAAGCTGATCAGTCTTTCGGAACAGGTTGCACAGCTGAGTGGTATTTATTGCCAAGATGCAAAAAATGTCGGCGGAAAACACGTTTCGTTAACTCACCGCTGGGCAGCTTGCGACAACGCGCCCACTCAATTTGGTCAAGCGGATGAGTTGCAATTGATGCTGACACAAGCGGAGTTAGAAGCGTCTGTTGGCGGCCAGCAATACATTTACTATTGGCAGCGTCGAGATACCGATGCCTATAACCACACTCTTTCAGAAGTGTTAGGCAATGGGTTGGTGAATACGTATGAACACAACGCCAATACGGGCCGTGCGGCGCGGATCCAAACCACAAATTCTGGAAAACAGATCCGTTCTCTTCACTACCGTTATGATCAGCACAATAACGTCAAATCCCGTTTTGATGAAGAGTTGGGTATCACGGACAACTGGCAGTACGATGCCTTAGACCGAGTGAAACGAAATACCCTTGCCTTAGCCGACAAAACAAGGCACGGGGTCAACAATACCGACTTAACTCGTGCATTTGATTACCGCTATGACAGTGTAGGCAACATCGAGTTCAAGACAGGCATTGGCGGTTATACATACAGTAAAAAGAACGCAGGGCCACATGCGGTTACGCAAGCGAATGGGCTCAATTACGCTTATGATGCGGCGGGCAACATGCAACGCGCATGGAAATTGGGCGCTCAAACCGACGAGCGAACTCTGACTTGGACGGCGTTCAATAAACCAGAGAGCATTACCCGTAACGGCAAAAAGGTCGAATTCTTTTACGATGCCAACCACAACCGTTACCGAAAGAAAACCAGTGACGGCAAAGAGACCTTCTACTTCGGTAAAAGCTATGAAAAAGTCACCGATACCCAAACAGGCGAAGTGCAGCATCAGCACTTCATCTACGCCGATGGCAAACTGATTGCCCTGAACACCCAAACCCGAAACGCAAATAACACCCCAAAACAAAAACAAGTGCGTTACCTGCACTACGACGCGCTCAATTCCGTGGATTTAATCACCGATGGGTACGCCAACGTGGTAGAGCGCCGAAGCTATGATACTTGGGGGAAACAGCGAAAAGTCAGTTGGCGTAACAGCAATAACCCCGCAGAAGTATTGCAGCAAGCGATAACCAACCGAGGCTACACAGGGCACGAAGCCATCACTGAAGTGGGCCTTATCCACATGAATGGCCGAGTGTACGACCCCGAGCTGGGCCGATTTACCAGCGCAGACCCTTACATCCAAGCGCCATTCGAAACCAACAGCTTTAACCGGTATTCGTACGTTTGGAATAATCCGTTGAAGTACACGGACCCAACGGGTTACAAAACGTTTTCCGAATGGGCGAGTGATGCATGGGACAGCGTGACGGACTTCTTCAGTGGTGGAGGGAGCGGCAGTTATACCAATAATGGCAATAGTGACGGCTCCCATGCGAATTATGGCTATACCACCTATAAAAATGGGAATGGGTTCGCTCCCTCACGCAGTGTCGATATCAGTTGGGGCAATGACCTTGGTTTTATCCAAGGATGGAATTCAGATAAGTGCGTTGGCTCTACCTGTACGGACGCATTTGTAGAAGCGTTCAGCTTTACAGGTTTGGGCTCAGTTGTCGTCGGTAGTTATGATGCAATGCATGACATATCGGACACCCTTGACCTGTATTCTAATGACAAAATATCGGCTGGCGCATTCGGTACGAGTGTCGCCACCTCAATTGGCATTGCAATAGTCGAGCGTAAGTTAAAATTAGGGGGTGAAGTCGCTGAGAGTGTGTATGATAGGGTTACAAAGAGAGCAAGGCGCAACGGGCATTTGGCTGGCGGCAAGCATCCGAAAACAGGTATTCCTTTCGACAAAAAAGGACATCCAGATTTCTCCAGTGTTTCGAAAAAGGATGTGGAAATCGAATTTACTGGTAGTCGGAGGAAAGATGTTAAAGCTGCAAATGAAGCTGGAGGGTATAAAAAGACCCCAGAAGGCCATGTTTGGCATCACCATCAAGATGGTACAACGATGCAGCTTGTCCCGCGTGATATTCATACGAAAACTGGTCACGATGGTGGATTTTCTGGAGGATAA